From Methanoculleus oceani, a single genomic window includes:
- a CDS encoding SLC13 family permease, with protein MSRVAFIIASLLVFFVVLAIPVDPTVLAPEAKSVAAVTILMVLFWVTGVLPLEATALLPLVLFPALGVLSPVEVAESYGNEVIFLFLGGFIIAMSMQRWGLHRRIALHIIRIVGTSPRRLVLGFMVATAFLSMWISNTATAMMMIPIAIAIILTIIPGTDKSLESLDEKEQALARCLIISIPYAATIGGIATIIGTPPNGIFIAQLATIFPDAPSIDFFTWMMFGVPFAAIFLFLAWIWLIEGPYRRMGSTLPSAGGIIREELAKLGRISVGERWTLIVFTLTALAWVFEQTKEIGEFVIPGLDIIFPGIKDSTIAIFGALLLFVLPVDVKKGIFTMEWEWAVKIPWGILLLFGGGIALSNGFLESGLAAAIVESLTLIHGLPIFLLLLIVALGIVFAGEIASNTAIAAILMPIMAVTAVSMGVNPIVLMMTAAVCASIGFMLPVATPPNAVAYGSGYIDAKDLLRSGWALDIIGVALWMICLYTIVFWALGLPLEIPAWAL; from the coding sequence ATGAGCAGGGTCGCCTTTATTATTGCATCGCTCCTCGTCTTCTTTGTGGTTCTGGCGATTCCCGTCGATCCCACCGTCCTTGCGCCCGAGGCCAAGTCAGTCGCGGCAGTGACCATCCTCATGGTCCTGTTCTGGGTCACGGGCGTCCTCCCCCTTGAAGCGACCGCCCTGCTTCCACTGGTCCTCTTCCCGGCGCTCGGGGTTCTCTCGCCGGTGGAGGTGGCGGAATCCTACGGCAACGAGGTGATCTTCCTCTTCCTCGGGGGGTTCATCATCGCTATGTCGATGCAGCGGTGGGGCCTGCACCGGCGCATCGCGCTGCATATCATCCGGATCGTCGGGACGAGCCCGAGGCGCCTGGTGCTCGGGTTCATGGTCGCCACCGCGTTCCTCTCGATGTGGATCTCGAACACTGCGACGGCGATGATGATGATCCCGATCGCGATCGCGATCATCCTGACGATCATTCCCGGGACCGACAAATCCCTCGAGAGCCTCGACGAGAAGGAACAGGCCCTCGCCCGGTGCCTGATCATCTCGATCCCCTACGCCGCGACCATCGGGGGGATCGCCACGATCATCGGCACGCCCCCGAACGGGATCTTCATCGCCCAGCTCGCGACGATCTTTCCTGACGCGCCCTCCATCGACTTCTTCACCTGGATGATGTTCGGCGTCCCGTTCGCTGCTATATTTCTCTTCCTTGCCTGGATCTGGCTCATCGAGGGTCCCTACCGCCGGATGGGATCGACCCTCCCGAGTGCCGGGGGGATCATCCGGGAAGAGCTCGCAAAACTTGGCCGGATCTCAGTCGGGGAGCGATGGACGCTCATCGTCTTCACCCTGACCGCCCTCGCCTGGGTATTCGAGCAGACGAAGGAGATCGGGGAGTTCGTCATTCCGGGCCTGGATATAATCTTCCCCGGGATCAAGGACTCCACCATCGCAATCTTCGGTGCGCTCCTCCTTTTCGTCCTCCCGGTCGACGTGAAGAAGGGTATCTTCACGATGGAGTGGGAGTGGGCGGTGAAGATCCCCTGGGGCATCCTCCTCCTCTTCGGCGGCGGCATCGCTCTCTCGAACGGGTTCCTCGAGAGCGGGCTTGCCGCGGCGATCGTCGAGTCCCTCACCCTCATCCACGGGCTCCCGATATTCCTCCTGCTCCTCATCGTGGCGCTGGGGATCGTGTTTGCAGGGGAGATCGCCTCGAACACAGCCATAGCGGCCATCCTGATGCCGATCATGGCGGTCACGGCCGTCAGCATGGGAGTCAACCCGATCGTCCTGATGATGACCGCTGCGGTCTGCGCCTCGATCGGGTTCATGCTCCCGGTCGCAACGCCGCCGAACGCCGTCGCCTACGGGAGCGGCTACATCGACGCGAAAGACCTTCTCCGGTCCGGTTGGGCACTCGATATCATCGGTGTTGCGCTCTGGATGATCTGCCTTTATACGATCGTCTTCTGGGCGCTCGGACTCCCTCTGGAGATTCCCGCCTGGGCGCTCTGA
- a CDS encoding HEAT repeat domain-containing protein: MTAGTEALIRILRDGKSADRMAAAASLAALGQAALAPLLSALEDPDPRLRMWAAYTLGTIGDARAVPALMQALEDADPGAAKWAAAALRRIRDAAGGCGCRFC; the protein is encoded by the coding sequence GTGACGGCGGGGACCGAAGCGCTGATCCGTATCCTGCGCGACGGCAAAAGTGCCGATCGAATGGCAGCGGCGGCATCCCTCGCCGCCCTCGGTCAGGCCGCCCTGGCGCCCCTCCTTTCCGCGCTCGAGGATCCCGATCCCCGCCTCCGGATGTGGGCGGCCTACACCCTCGGGACGATCGGGGATGCGAGGGCGGTTCCGGCGCTCATGCAGGCGCTCGAGGACGCCGACCCGGGCGCCGCAAAATGGGCGGCAGCAGCCCTCCGCCGGATCCGGGACGCGGCCGGCGGCTGCGGCTGCCGGTTCTGTTGA
- the ftsA gene encoding coenzyme F390 synthetase, with protein sequence MTDDRYYDPAVETLGRPDLDALIDERVRSTVRYAQEHSPFYRRWFGRHNIRPEAIREHEDLRDLPIISGATIRRYQPPQEKEFCFKSVPWEAVFTVNETSGTSGVPKSFFLTWEDWERYAEKYARLFTSQGFEAGDRVVVCASYGMNVGANTMTLAARDLGMAIVPEGKCTFPVRVMEQYRPTAVIGSVFKLLRLARRMEAEGHPPGSAGVKRLVVGGESFAPESRRYLEGVWGCPVYNTYGSTEGTMCGECTRQAGLHVPEDLVHFDLYDPGMNRFVHDGETGRLVYTTLLAPGKKAGTLLINYDTEDTCSVVSRERCGCGRTHMRIASPRREAETVRIGDIGLNRVDVEAAVFAPENMAHLNGEYEAFIYGGDEAGETILRVSMECFDPARVDPAAVEETFVAALLRSIPALSGAYEDGTLQVLCSVTPPGGLELHRAPGRPKRVVDRR encoded by the coding sequence ATGACAGACGACCGGTATTATGACCCGGCGGTGGAGACGCTTGGCAGACCTGATCTCGACGCGCTCATCGATGAGAGGGTCCGCTCGACCGTCAGGTACGCGCAGGAACACTCCCCCTTCTACCGCCGCTGGTTCGGGCGGCACAACATCCGCCCGGAAGCAATCCGGGAGCACGAGGATCTCCGCGACCTTCCCATCATCTCCGGTGCGACGATCCGTCGCTACCAGCCCCCGCAGGAGAAGGAGTTCTGTTTCAAAAGCGTCCCCTGGGAGGCGGTCTTCACGGTCAACGAGACCTCAGGGACGAGCGGGGTTCCGAAGAGCTTCTTTCTCACCTGGGAGGACTGGGAGCGGTATGCGGAGAAATATGCCCGGCTTTTTACCTCACAGGGCTTTGAGGCCGGCGACCGGGTGGTGGTCTGCGCCTCCTACGGGATGAACGTCGGCGCAAACACCATGACACTCGCCGCCCGCGACCTCGGGATGGCGATCGTCCCGGAGGGGAAGTGCACCTTCCCGGTCAGGGTAATGGAACAGTATCGCCCGACGGCGGTGATCGGGAGTGTCTTCAAACTCCTCCGGCTCGCCCGCCGCATGGAGGCGGAAGGGCACCCGCCCGGGAGCGCGGGCGTGAAACGACTCGTCGTCGGGGGCGAGAGTTTCGCCCCGGAGTCCCGGCGCTACCTGGAGGGGGTCTGGGGCTGCCCGGTCTACAACACCTACGGGAGCACCGAAGGGACGATGTGCGGTGAGTGCACCCGCCAGGCAGGGCTCCATGTCCCCGAGGATCTGGTTCACTTCGACCTCTACGACCCCGGGATGAACCGGTTCGTCCATGACGGCGAGACGGGGCGGCTGGTCTACACGACGCTCCTTGCGCCCGGCAAGAAGGCGGGGACGCTTCTCATCAACTACGATACGGAGGATACATGCTCGGTCGTCTCCCGGGAGCGGTGCGGGTGCGGGCGGACGCATATGCGGATCGCCTCCCCCCGGCGGGAGGCGGAGACGGTTCGGATCGGGGATATCGGGCTCAACCGCGTGGACGTGGAGGCGGCGGTCTTTGCACCCGAAAACATGGCCCACCTGAACGGGGAGTATGAGGCGTTCATCTACGGCGGCGACGAGGCGGGAGAGACCATCCTCCGGGTGAGCATGGAGTGCTTCGATCCCGCCCGCGTCGATCCGGCGGCGGTCGAGGAGACGTTCGTTGCCGCCCTTCTGCGGTCGATTCCGGCCCTTTCGGGGGCATACGAGGACGGAACGCTGCAGGTTCTCTGCAGCGTCACGCCGCCGGGAGGGCTCGAACTCCACCGGGCGCCCGGCCGGCCGAAGCGGGTCGTTGACCGGCGGTGA
- a CDS encoding putative hemolysin, whose translation MTGSYSNYLVIVLALFGAVVACGCMAAGDGDTTADRISGNGTITFVDLEGGFYGIVADDGERYLPADLPAEYRQDDLRVRFVVDVLEDTATTQQWGTPVEIVEIEKGDTRRTVAADGTVTYIDLEGGFYGIVTDDGRNYLPGNLPKEYRTDGLRVLFNADVKEDGAGIQMWGTPVEIRSIERTDGVPLVSGNAIVTYIDLEGGFYGLVTDDGRNYLPLNLNETWEVDGMNVTFVAGVQENTMTIQQWGVPVEVIAIDTAGNATYVAKNGTVAFVDLEGGFYGIVADDGERYLPLDLNETYRVDGMRLSFIGEIARDTATIQQWGTPIEIIDVPWACERCGGNAGIANPAAVWCIEQGHTYEIRKNPDGSEYGVCIFANATVVDAWDYYRQTH comes from the coding sequence ATGACGGGATCCTATTCGAACTACCTGGTCATCGTCCTTGCTCTCTTCGGGGCCGTCGTCGCCTGCGGGTGCATGGCCGCCGGTGACGGGGACACAACGGCAGACCGCATCTCCGGGAACGGCACGATCACTTTCGTCGATCTTGAGGGCGGGTTCTACGGGATCGTCGCCGACGACGGCGAACGCTACCTCCCCGCCGACCTCCCGGCGGAGTACCGGCAGGACGATCTGCGGGTCCGGTTCGTCGTCGATGTCCTGGAGGATACGGCGACCACCCAGCAGTGGGGGACGCCGGTCGAGATCGTCGAGATTGAGAAGGGCGACACCCGCCGCACGGTTGCAGCCGACGGGACGGTCACCTACATCGACCTTGAGGGCGGGTTTTACGGCATCGTCACCGACGACGGCAGGAACTACCTCCCTGGAAACCTTCCGAAGGAGTACCGGACCGATGGTCTCCGGGTACTCTTCAACGCCGACGTGAAAGAGGACGGCGCGGGGATCCAGATGTGGGGAACCCCGGTTGAGATCCGGTCGATCGAGCGGACCGATGGCGTCCCGCTCGTCTCCGGGAACGCGATCGTCACCTACATCGACCTTGAGGGCGGGTTCTACGGGCTCGTCACCGACGACGGCAGGAACTATCTCCCGCTCAACCTGAACGAGACCTGGGAGGTTGACGGCATGAATGTGACGTTCGTTGCCGGGGTGCAGGAGAACACCATGACCATCCAGCAGTGGGGCGTCCCGGTCGAGGTCATCGCCATCGATACGGCGGGGAACGCGACCTATGTCGCGAAGAACGGGACGGTCGCTTTCGTCGATCTTGAGGGCGGGTTCTACGGGATCGTCGCCGATGACGGCGAACGTTACCTCCCGCTCGACCTGAACGAAACCTACCGCGTTGACGGGATGCGTCTTTCCTTCATCGGGGAGATAGCCCGGGATACCGCGACGATCCAGCAGTGGGGGACTCCGATCGAGATCATCGATGTCCCGTGGGCCTGTGAGCGGTGCGGCGGAAACGCCGGCATCGCGAACCCGGCTGCGGTCTGGTGCATCGAGCAGGGTCACACCTACGAGATCCGGAAGAACCCCGACGGGAGCGAGTACGGCGTCTGCATCTTTGCAAACGCTACCGTAGTCGATGCATGGGACTACTACCGGCAGACCCACTAA
- a CDS encoding STAS domain-containing protein — MSGHVEILERRAGAVDIIVVKGRLDASSSEKAEEQINRVLDAGGRSLLVNLCDLDYISSSGLRVLLAALKRLKKDGGALRIACAQPQILEVFTMAGFHRIFSLSPDEAAALAGFAAGP; from the coding sequence ATGAGCGGGCATGTTGAGATCCTCGAGAGAAGAGCGGGCGCCGTCGATATCATTGTGGTGAAAGGAAGGCTCGACGCAAGCTCTTCGGAGAAGGCGGAGGAGCAGATCAACCGGGTGCTCGATGCCGGAGGGAGAAGCCTCCTCGTCAACCTCTGCGACCTCGACTACATCAGCAGCTCCGGCCTTCGGGTACTGCTTGCCGCACTGAAGCGGCTGAAGAAGGACGGCGGGGCGCTCCGGATAGCCTGCGCACAACCGCAGATCCTCGAAGTCTTCACCATGGCAGGATTTCACCGGATCTTCTCTCTCTCCCCCGACGAGGCGGCGGCGCTTGCCGGGTTTGCGGCGGGGCCCTGA
- a CDS encoding DUF3821 domain-containing protein: protein MTPDWIRRRGLPVLLAVCILTLCVGQAGARGPTIGDIQPHDTIFVYEEGLDLSQLRNATTDNPVTELRKYQDNNPDRGVTRNVPVVDDTNFEVLDFLVGGDYGTYYAYNPEDGVTALVMIREPEIFLDVVLASPHHNEPLAGYAVSPNTRIAFRIASPDVGAFYQAGGVYPATVDILLTTPGGAETTVISGINLAGLNVSSTRFYTDDPGRPGAIPLSGIGEPGTYTVRAVWRQPAAFDAYAADSEPVTFTVANRIGVDTTATPTPTATVTATPTPTPTPTTPPTTAPTPTETATPVPTATTVPATPTPTAAPLPGALAVAAAGFALTLAGRRR from the coding sequence ATGACACCGGATTGGATCCGCAGGCGAGGCCTTCCTGTCCTCCTCGCCGTCTGTATCCTTACCCTCTGCGTGGGGCAGGCCGGAGCCCGCGGCCCGACGATCGGCGATATCCAGCCCCACGATACGATCTTCGTCTACGAAGAGGGGCTCGACCTCTCGCAACTAAGGAACGCGACCACGGACAACCCCGTCACGGAGCTCAGGAAGTACCAGGACAACAACCCTGATCGAGGGGTCACGAGGAACGTCCCGGTCGTCGACGACACGAACTTCGAGGTGCTGGACTTCCTCGTGGGCGGGGATTACGGGACCTACTACGCCTACAACCCCGAGGACGGGGTGACGGCACTCGTGATGATCCGCGAGCCGGAGATCTTCCTCGATGTGGTCCTCGCAAGCCCCCACCACAACGAGCCTCTTGCCGGATACGCCGTCTCCCCGAACACCCGGATCGCGTTCCGGATAGCCTCCCCCGACGTCGGGGCCTTCTACCAGGCAGGCGGCGTCTACCCGGCGACGGTCGACATACTGCTCACCACCCCGGGCGGCGCGGAGACCACCGTCATCAGCGGGATCAACCTTGCGGGGTTAAACGTCAGCTCGACCCGGTTCTACACCGACGATCCCGGCCGGCCGGGCGCGATCCCGCTCTCAGGCATCGGTGAGCCGGGGACCTACACCGTCCGGGCCGTATGGAGACAGCCTGCAGCGTTCGACGCCTACGCCGCGGACTCCGAACCCGTGACGTTCACGGTCGCGAACCGTATCGGGGTGGACACTACCGCGACGCCGACACCCACCGCAACCGTGACGGCCACGCCGACGCCAACCCCCACACCGACGACCCCGCCCACGACCGCACCGACACCGACGGAGACCGCCACCCCGGTCCCGACCGCGACGACGGTGCCGGCAACCCCGACGCCTACCGCGGCGCCGCTCCCGGGCGCTCTGGCCGTTGCAGCAGCCGGTTTCGCCCTCACGCTCGCCGGCCGGCGACGGTAA
- a CDS encoding PAS domain S-box protein: MDPTTDALSLLLGALKEHPRGMSVSDLAAAVGINRNTVSRYLDVLLVSGQVEMETYGKAKVFYLSQRVPIAAMLNFSSDLVLVLDRDRRIVQANDAVCAFAGRERDDIIGSGIETSPLAAFDHPLIRSRITDALNGREVTEELRFLRRDEELFFRIKFLPTVFNDGAPGVTIILEDITEERRAEEALRESELLFRSLVENVSDLILNVDEACTFTYVSPKSREILGYAPEEMLQKTPCDFMPPEKAERVREQFAVLFADPKPGVLFEWTMLHRDGSPVVLEVSGTPVYDVIGDFTGYRVVCRDVTERARAAKRVAQWKSFLYSVVNNIPSMVFVREVEGNTFVFSNKAAETFLGMTQEEMAGKRATELFPTEMAAFFADGDRELVERTIALEEKAHLPGGRTLSMKKIPIFNSRGMLKYMLGIAEDVTDRAAAEELLVAERDRAQGYLEAAGVMIVVIGADGTIDLVNRKGSEILGYAEGDLAGKNWFATVVPERLRDRLAQNFVRLVAGRIEPPPFEKSPVVTRDGREHPILWHNALLRDADGNVVAMVSSGEEIAE, translated from the coding sequence ATGGATCCCACTACCGACGCACTCTCTCTCCTGCTTGGCGCCTTGAAAGAGCACCCGCGCGGCATGTCGGTCTCCGATCTTGCCGCCGCCGTCGGGATCAACCGGAACACCGTCTCCCGGTACCTCGACGTCCTTCTCGTATCCGGCCAGGTTGAGATGGAGACCTACGGAAAGGCCAAGGTCTTCTATCTCTCGCAACGGGTTCCCATCGCCGCCATGCTCAATTTTTCGTCGGATCTCGTGCTGGTCCTCGACCGCGACCGCCGGATCGTCCAGGCGAACGATGCCGTCTGTGCGTTTGCAGGGAGGGAGCGGGATGATATCATCGGAAGCGGTATCGAGACGTCGCCGCTCGCCGCGTTCGATCACCCGCTGATACGGAGCCGGATCACCGACGCCCTCAACGGCCGCGAGGTTACGGAAGAACTCCGGTTCCTGCGGCGCGACGAGGAGCTCTTCTTCCGGATCAAGTTCCTTCCCACCGTCTTCAACGACGGAGCGCCGGGAGTCACCATCATCCTCGAGGATATCACCGAGGAGCGGCGGGCGGAAGAGGCCCTGCGCGAGAGCGAACTGCTCTTCCGGAGCCTCGTCGAGAACGTCAGCGACCTGATCCTGAACGTCGACGAGGCCTGCACGTTCACGTATGTCAGTCCCAAGAGCCGGGAGATCCTCGGCTACGCACCCGAAGAGATGCTTCAAAAGACGCCCTGCGACTTCATGCCCCCGGAGAAGGCCGAGCGGGTCAGAGAGCAGTTTGCCGTACTTTTCGCCGACCCGAAACCCGGGGTCCTCTTTGAATGGACGATGCTCCATCGGGACGGGAGCCCCGTCGTCCTCGAGGTGAGCGGGACGCCGGTCTACGACGTGATAGGCGACTTCACCGGCTACCGGGTGGTCTGTCGTGACGTCACCGAACGGGCGCGTGCTGCAAAACGGGTGGCCCAGTGGAAATCGTTCCTCTACTCGGTGGTCAACAACATCCCGAGCATGGTCTTTGTCCGGGAAGTGGAGGGGAACACGTTCGTCTTCTCGAATAAGGCCGCCGAGACGTTCCTCGGGATGACGCAGGAGGAGATGGCGGGAAAACGGGCAACGGAACTTTTCCCGACGGAAATGGCGGCATTCTTTGCCGACGGCGACCGGGAGCTTGTGGAGCGAACGATCGCCCTCGAGGAGAAAGCCCACCTCCCGGGCGGACGGACACTCTCCATGAAGAAGATCCCGATCTTCAACTCCCGGGGCATGCTGAAGTACATGCTCGGGATAGCCGAGGACGTCACCGACCGCGCCGCCGCCGAGGAACTCCTGGTCGCCGAGCGTGACCGGGCGCAGGGCTACCTGGAGGCGGCCGGCGTGATGATCGTGGTGATCGGGGCGGATGGAACCATCGACCTGGTCAACCGGAAGGGGAGCGAGATTCTCGGGTATGCCGAGGGAGACCTCGCCGGAAAGAACTGGTTTGCAACGGTTGTCCCCGAGCGCCTGCGCGACCGGCTCGCGCAGAACTTTGTTCGCCTCGTGGCCGGCCGGATCGAGCCCCCTCCCTTCGAGAAGAGCCCGGTCGTCACCCGGGACGGCCGGGAACACCCGATACTCTGGCACAACGCTCTTCTCCGGGATGCGGACGGCAATGTCGTGGCGATGGTGAGCTCCGGCGAGGAGATCGCAGAATAG
- a CDS encoding DUF2207 domain-containing protein produces MRVTERQQILILVAITLLVGVLAVVGANALPGLFRGSLDVEHYDAVFYENGTLVERYTYDVRSAGEYRMLFRYWDAPLTFTAIDRPHIEFLGMTAPPGTVGYVKDYWGEVRTAAGTASSADLATIRSLAFDSEVGLYNPDYFAPGTYTAEFRYRVRPPIEYDSQWAHLNLKFVDEHVPYRSLRITLPFAGAIEEVYTHPPTLDVERTAEAVVITGNAPQDDSLNVEMILDLAFMEGIDAYPEFVPDVRQQAADANRWPPILYGAAEILYGLATVLVLAMPFILLGVYLRYGREKPFTVPEYLSFTPNTALKPWQVNLLFKGDALEFDDNGFYATVLDLHRQKKIVVAEKPDGDGVTVRIVSGESSDPYEQRVLTFLANVADDHVVDTAELEKFAQTARRSPGYQHRILQYQQSLKALTRDVDTTLSRRYIKDGRTFILPLIFLGAIPCGLAILAFIFAPGAAFLLIPAGILSFIVAVQVGLAALFPSTLFGFWRGDHYREKLEWDAFAYFLSDLALIRQYSPADLSMWGEWLVYGTALGLGDKVEQAMKNLNINLPDVGMPLYSNMPVIFAPIVFYSPPSSGGSGGFGGGGSFGGGGGFGGGGVGGR; encoded by the coding sequence ATGCGCGTGACTGAACGGCAGCAGATCCTCATCCTTGTTGCCATCACCCTGCTCGTCGGGGTGCTGGCGGTCGTCGGAGCGAACGCGCTTCCCGGGCTCTTCCGGGGAAGCCTGGATGTCGAGCACTACGACGCCGTCTTCTACGAGAACGGGACACTCGTCGAGCGCTACACCTATGACGTCCGATCGGCGGGGGAGTACCGGATGCTCTTTCGCTACTGGGACGCGCCGCTCACCTTCACCGCTATCGACCGGCCGCACATCGAGTTTCTCGGGATGACTGCCCCGCCCGGGACCGTCGGCTACGTCAAGGATTACTGGGGCGAGGTGCGAACGGCCGCCGGGACCGCGAGCTCCGCCGACCTCGCGACGATCCGGAGCCTTGCGTTCGACAGCGAGGTGGGCCTCTACAACCCCGACTACTTCGCCCCGGGTACCTACACGGCGGAGTTCCGCTACCGGGTCCGGCCACCGATCGAGTATGATAGCCAGTGGGCGCACCTGAACCTGAAGTTCGTCGACGAGCACGTTCCCTACCGGAGCCTGCGGATCACCCTCCCGTTCGCCGGTGCTATCGAGGAGGTCTACACGCATCCCCCGACCCTCGATGTCGAGCGGACGGCGGAGGCCGTCGTCATCACGGGGAACGCCCCGCAGGATGACTCGCTGAACGTCGAGATGATCCTCGATCTCGCGTTCATGGAGGGGATTGACGCGTACCCGGAGTTCGTCCCGGACGTCCGGCAGCAGGCGGCCGATGCCAACCGGTGGCCCCCGATCCTCTACGGGGCGGCGGAGATCCTCTACGGCCTCGCAACCGTCCTTGTCCTCGCGATGCCGTTTATCCTCCTCGGCGTCTACCTCCGCTACGGCAGGGAGAAACCGTTCACGGTGCCGGAATACCTGAGTTTCACGCCGAACACCGCGCTCAAACCCTGGCAGGTGAACCTCCTCTTCAAGGGCGACGCCCTCGAATTCGACGACAACGGGTTTTACGCGACGGTCCTCGACCTCCACCGGCAGAAAAAGATCGTGGTGGCCGAAAAACCGGACGGCGACGGGGTCACGGTCCGGATCGTCTCGGGGGAGTCCTCCGATCCCTACGAGCAGCGGGTGCTCACCTTCCTTGCAAACGTCGCCGACGACCATGTCGTGGACACCGCCGAGCTTGAGAAGTTCGCCCAGACCGCCCGGCGGAGTCCCGGCTACCAGCACCGGATCCTGCAGTACCAGCAGTCGCTCAAGGCCCTGACCCGGGACGTGGATACCACGCTCTCCCGGCGGTACATCAAGGACGGCCGGACGTTCATCCTCCCGCTCATCTTCCTTGGAGCCATCCCCTGTGGGCTTGCCATCCTGGCGTTCATCTTCGCGCCGGGCGCGGCCTTCCTCCTGATCCCGGCCGGCATCCTCTCCTTCATCGTCGCGGTCCAGGTCGGGCTTGCAGCCCTCTTCCCCTCGACGCTCTTCGGCTTCTGGAGAGGCGACCACTACAGGGAGAAACTCGAGTGGGACGCGTTTGCCTATTTCCTCTCGGATCTCGCCCTGATCCGGCAGTACTCCCCCGCAGACCTCTCGATGTGGGGAGAATGGCTGGTCTACGGGACAGCGCTCGGCCTCGGCGATAAGGTGGAGCAGGCGATGAAGAACCTGAACATCAACCTCCCGGACGTCGGGATGCCGCTCTACTCGAACATGCCGGTGATCTTTGCCCCGATCGTCTTCTACTCCCCGCCGTCAAGCGGCGGCAGCGGAGGGTTCGGCGGCGGCGGGTCCTTCGGCGGCGGCGGCGGCTTTGGTGGCGGCGGCGTCGGGGGCCGGTAA
- a CDS encoding STAS domain-containing protein: MDVTVNERDDTAIVSVDGRIDAESAERLDTAIAGVLARGGKRVLVNLEKAAYMSSSGLRVLLGKFRDLRRVDGEMALCSLQPDVYKVFLLAGVHEVFPIYVGLDEILASSEQEKESP, encoded by the coding sequence ATGGACGTAACGGTCAACGAACGAGACGATACGGCGATCGTATCGGTTGACGGCAGAATCGATGCGGAATCGGCGGAACGCCTGGATACGGCAATCGCCGGGGTGCTGGCGCGGGGCGGGAAACGGGTGCTCGTGAACCTGGAGAAGGCCGCCTACATGAGCAGCAGCGGTCTAAGGGTGCTGCTCGGCAAGTTCCGTGACCTAAGAAGGGTGGATGGAGAGATGGCACTCTGCTCGCTCCAGCCCGATGTCTACAAGGTCTTCCTGCTCGCAGGTGTCCACGAGGTCTTCCCGATCTACGTGGGCCTGGACGAGATCCTGGCCTCGAGCGAGCAGGAGAAAGAGTCGCCGTGA
- a CDS encoding LemA family protein, producing the protein MVTTLVDIISLVLIVVVVLIVIGIAAAAVGIYNRFFSLKNSAEATVGQVKVAMKKRLDMIEQLLGAVKSYAAFEKETLTGVTEMRARIGSAGPGDLNELERESRSVLGRLLAVAENYPDLKTSQTVQNLMGAVQGVEDEIARHRYTYNNIAQQYNTMTDTVPSNLVAGVMGFKKLEYLEFGEEIERVPTISF; encoded by the coding sequence CTGGTGACAACTTTGGTGGACATCATCTCCCTTGTCCTTATCGTAGTCGTGGTGCTGATCGTCATCGGCATCGCGGCAGCCGCCGTAGGCATCTATAACCGGTTCTTCTCCCTCAAGAACTCCGCCGAAGCCACGGTCGGGCAGGTGAAGGTCGCGATGAAGAAGCGACTGGACATGATCGAGCAGCTCCTCGGCGCGGTGAAGAGCTACGCAGCCTTCGAGAAGGAGACCCTGACCGGGGTGACCGAGATGCGGGCCCGTATCGGCAGCGCCGGTCCCGGCGACCTGAACGAACTCGAACGTGAGTCCCGGTCGGTCCTCGGGCGGCTGCTTGCCGTCGCGGAGAATTACCCCGACCTCAAGACCTCGCAGACGGTGCAGAACCTGATGGGCGCGGTCCAGGGTGTCGAGGACGAGATTGCCCGGCACCGCTACACCTACAACAACATCGCCCAGCAGTACAACACCATGACCGATACGGTCCCCTCGAACCTGGTCGCCGGCGTCATGGGCTTTAAGAAGCTCGAGTACCTGGAGTTCGGCGAGGAGATCGAGCGGGTTCCGACGATATCGTTCTGA